In Colletotrichum higginsianum IMI 349063 chromosome 1, whole genome shotgun sequence, the DNA window ACGACGCGGAGCTGGATCCCTGCGACAGAGAGTTCTCGGGCGTGGATATGTTTCGCTCGGCCGGATTGCGCCAAACTCTGGTCCTCGCATTCCAGGAAAGGGAACTCAATCGGATACGTGGGCGAATCTGGGTTTGTATAACATGTAACATCCGGTCTTTTTcattcttctctctctctctttctctctctccctgttATCTGTTGGACTTGGGCTGAACCTCGTGCCAGCTGCCGTCTTCAGCTTGTCTCGGTttggccgccggcgcctcaTTCCCATCCGAGCTGAAGGAGGCTACTGGCCAACTTGTATCTGCCGGCATTCCTTTCGGATTTGAGCTGAAACGACACCGAGGAGCTGAAATGGCATTCCGACACCAGTTGTGGAAGCGTTTACGCTCTTGATAGTGGCGCCGAAACCCTTTCCCAGTCTGATGTGGTTGCGTAGGAATCCTCATTCCTAAAAACTAAAACAAAAAACgaacaaaaaaagaagaaaaggcaTTTCCGTCATTCAGCAAGAGGGATCTGATCATTTGATGCATGGCTCCCCTCACCTCCACGCCTAACGAGTTCAACTGAAAAGGTGTTTATTGTACTGCTAATCCAGACATTACTAAATATTATCCAGAGCTCATCATGGTCGTTTGATATCGTCTAgtttccccctcccacctTCATTCATCGCTGCACAGACTTTGCTGGAAAAATGGAACACGAAAAAATCAGACTTACGCCTGCACCGGGGTGATCTTGGTGAAAGCCTTGAGGTCCCTGCTGCTCCAGCCGACGCTGAGCGTGAACTCGCCGGCCGGGATGAGCCAGTCCTGCGAGACGACGTCCCAGTAGCTCAGGTCGCGGCGCCTCAGCGCGAAGCCGACCGTCTTGgtctcgccgacggccagggGCACCTTCTCGAAGCCGCGGAGCTGCCTCGGGGGCGTGCCGGCGGGCGTGGTGTCGGCGGGGAAGCTGACGTAGAGCTGgggcacggcggcgccctcgacgtcgcccgagTTGGTGACGGGGACGGTGGCGTTGTAGATGGTGTCCCAGAGGGCCGGGTtgccgccgggctcgacggGGCGCTGCTCGGGGACGGTGGtgatgccctcgacgacgggctcggcggccaggtcgCCGAGCTCAAAGGTGGTGTAGCTCaggccgaagccgaactCGTAGCGGACCGAGATGTTGTGGGCGTCGAAGTGGCGGTAGTCGatctcgagcttctcgtcgaaCCAGCTCTGCCAGTCGTACCAgccggtggtgttgatgccgGTCGTGGGCGGCGCGTTGTAGTCGGTGCCGTTGAGGGCGATGGTGTAGGGCAGGCGGGCGGAGGGGTTGACGTCGCCGTagaggacgtcgacgagggagTTGCCGGACTCCTGGCCGGGGtagtgggcggcgaggatggcggtgACGTTGGGGTGGTCGGCCCAGGGGAGGGTGTTGATGCCGGACGAGtgggtgacgacgacggtgttgTTGCAGTTGCGGGCGAcgttctcgacgacggcgttgcCGTGCCAGTCCACGTCGAGGTGCTGGCggtcggcggcctcctcggcccaggtcttgaggaagacgaggcagACGTCGGGGACGTTGGGCACCCAGAGGTCGGTGATGTTGGACTCGATGATGAGCGTGTTGTTGAGCCActgctggacgagggcgccgtccTGGCGGGCGCGcgccttgatggcctcgagcgGCGTGACGAGGTAGGTCAGGCGGCCGGtgccggagccgccgccggcggtgagGGTGCCGTACTCGAAGTCGTCCTGGTTGTAGAAGCCCTGGGtgtcctcgccggcgtcgttgccgaagacggcgatggaCTTGGGCGCCTTGAGGGGCAGCGCCTTGTTCTCGTTCTTGagcaggacggtggcggcggcgccgtgcttGCGGATCAGCTCGCCGTGGTCGGCGCGCACGTCGCGGCTGCGCTCGCCCGTCAAGTTGAACTCGCGGACCCAGGTCGACTTGGGCGAGAAGGTGTTGAGGTCGCCGGTCGAGGGGTCGACGCTGGGGAAGTCCTTGTCCTGGCCGAGCCAGTAGTAGGGGGTCATGATGCGGACGATCATGTCGTCGACGCGTGCGACGTCGAGGGTGCCGTTGTTGACCGCCTTGgtgacgttgccgccgaagAACGAGCCGGCCTTCCAGTTCATGCCGTAGCCGCCGAGACCACCTGTGTCGTGTTAGTTGAGACCATTCCTAGGGTTGAAGCTGGACTGAGGCTGGCTGTTGGGTGTAGTAGGTAGATACTCTGAGCAGGGGTGGATGGGAATAGCAAGAGAGGAATGGTTGGGGATGAGGGAATAAGGGGTGATAAAACTTACCAGGCATGTCCATATCAAGACCAGCCTCGATGGCAGCAACACCAG includes these proteins:
- a CDS encoding glycosyl hydrolase family 3 N terminal domain-containing protein; the protein is MSAALSLVLSGLLLAPSVAAQSYEAGGRSEDAFSWVQPLNTTILGPYGHSEAVYPSPSKLTLGEAKINGNGWEDALAKARAFVAELTVEEKADMVTGQPGPCVGNIVAVPRLGFQGLCLQDGPLSIRVADYASVFSAGVSAASTWDKDILYERGLAMGKEFKAKGAHVALSPVAGPLGRSAYSGRNWEGFSPDPYLTGVAMYQTIVGHQDAGVQATAKHWLLNEQEIMRNPTFVVNGTATEIEEQALSSNVDDRTVHEIYMWPFADAVKARASSFMCAYQRINGSYACQNSKALNGLLKTELGFDGYVMSDWGATHTGVAAIEAGLDMDMPGGLGGYGMNWKAGSFFGGNVTKAVNNGTLDVARVDDMIVRIMTPYYWLGQDKDFPSVDPSTGDLNTFSPKSTWVREFNLTGERSRDVRADHGELIRKHGAAATVLLKNENKALPLKAPKSIAVFGNDAGEDTQGFYNQDDFEYGTLTAGGGSGTGRLTYLVTPLEAIKARARQDGALVQQWLNNTLIIESNITDLWVPNVPDVCLVFLKTWAEEAADRQHLDVDWHGNAVVENVARNCNNTVVVTHSSGINTLPWADHPNVTAILAAHYPGQESGNSLVDVLYGDVNPSARLPYTIALNGTDYNAPPTTGINTTGWYDWQSWFDEKLEIDYRHFDAHNISVRYEFGFGLSYTTFELGDLAAEPVVEGITTVPEQRPVEPGGNPALWDTIYNATVPVTNSGDVEGAAVPQLYVSFPADTTPAGTPPRQLRGFEKVPLAVGETKTVGFALRRRDLSYWDVVSQDWLIPAGEFTLSVGWSSRDLKAFTKITPVQA